ttttttttgcagtaCAAATTGTGCAAGGTGAAGCGTGTTCAGACTGGACCTAAGGGCATTCCATTTTTGGTAACGCACGACGGTAGGACCATTCGTTATCCAGATCCTCTAATCAAGGTTAACGATACCATTCATTTGGACATAGCAACTAGCAAAATTTTGGACTCTATTCGATTCGATTCaggtataatatttttatttctatacaTGGTTTATTTGTAAATATGTTTATGGTAAAGGcgcgaaatattaatttttatgttatAGGTAATCTTTGCATGATTACCGGTGGTAGAAATTTAGGGCGTGTTGGCACGGTCGTTAGTCGCGAGCGTCACCCCGGATCTTTTGATATTTGCCACATAAAAGACTCGCAAGGACATACTTTTGCTACAAGGTAATTTTcatcgataattatttatttatatagtaATTTACAGTCCATTTAAAATTTTGCAAaaagtttaaattaatttctatagTGGCCATAATCGAAGCTACGGTAATGCGTAATAAATATTGTAGTCAAAAGTTGGCCAAAATGAAATTCCTTTATATTGGTCACTGTGTGCTTTTACATAAGCTTTTCAGTATTACCCATTTAGGAAACAAAAACgctttaaatttcattttatattactTGAATGCGTCAAAGATTACAATGAATCGTTTTTACAGGTTGAACAATGTATTTATCATTGGCAAGGGTACGAAACCGTACATTAGCTTACCAAGAGACAAAGGTGTTAAGCTTTCGATTGCCGAAGAGCGCGACAAGAGGTTAGCAGCGAAGGGTGTGAATTAATGTACATTTTCAAGAAAACTTTCAATAAACCGAGAATTTCTTGGTGAATAAAAGACGTGATTTCACCATCATCCTACACATCAATTATCTTCGCACAGGACCCACATATCCAGAACACATTAGTGACAGAACACGAATGCGGTCTCTTTTGTCGTAGTATTTAGCGTAATTAcatttaaaatacgattttaaaATCTATCTCgctattaaaaaaatatcattAACAGTTTGGCCGTTGAAACTGCGTTATGAACAGAGCGGCGGTAGAAAATCAAAGTTTAATATAATTCGTGTAAATATCACGATCCGTTCAAATCACGTTCGTAAAAGTGATTAAATTGTCGAAGCGTATTGTGCCGAATATTGCGTTAAAGACGAAGAAAAAATAGAACGCTCGAAAGACAAGGATTTCACTTTCCTGGCAGCCAAATTTCGGTAGTTAGTTCCAGCGCTTTTCGTAGCATAGCGTTACATTGTTCGTccctatatttttcatttttcttatacACTTCTTTGGCAGCTTTCAGATACCTGAAAAAAATAAAGTCGACGAGTTGAACAATTGTCGTATCTCGACGTTGTTTAAACGCATATAATCAGGGACCGCTACTTCTGTATACAGAGAACCGTGTTCTTAATGTCCTTCTCCACGACGCGCGAAGACTCTGACACCGACGACGGCGCATACTCTGTCGCATTGTCATCGTTCGTACGAGTCAACGGGTAGATGCGAACCCATCCTCCTTCCTTCACGCACGGCGTACTCCAGTCCTTGCCATTATCCCATACCGATGTTTTATCgtgattttctgggttggtgccTCGGAAACCGCGAGGAATATACTTGTCCACCAACAAAGGATTGTAACGGGACCACGCGTTCGAACAATCGTGCAGAGATGATTGTCTGAGCTGACCATCGAAATTATTTCATCAAATACAATCAAATACAGAGCATTTTACACAAAATCACGTGTCCGCGACAGGACCAAAATGGCGGAGAGACAAATGATGTCGATACATACAGTAGGTTGAAGTTCCGTGCATAAATTTAGAAAACCGTCGGTTTCCCGGCCGGTTTTAGATTTCCTCTTCGCGGTTCGACCTCCACAAAACTTGGAAGACACTTCTACCTCGTCGTCGACCGGGCTCGCCGACCATATCTTGAATAGAGAGAGTCCAGTGTTGCATACCGG
The window above is part of the Colletes latitarsis isolate SP2378_abdomen chromosome 2, iyColLati1, whole genome shotgun sequence genome. Proteins encoded here:
- the Rps4 gene encoding ribosomal protein S4 codes for the protein MARGPKKHLKRLNAPKAWMLDKLGGVYAPRPSTGPHKLRESLPLVIFLRNRLKYALTNCEVTKIVMQRLIRVDGKVRTDPNYPAGFMDVITIKKTGEFFRLIYDVKGRFTTHRITAEEAKYKLCKVKRVQTGPKGIPFLVTHDGRTIRYPDPLIKVNDTIHLDIATSKILDSIRFDSGNLCMITGGRNLGRVGTVVSRERHPGSFDICHIKDSQGHTFATRLNNVFIIGKGTKPYISLPRDKGVKLSIAEERDKRLAAKGVN